In the Euphorbia lathyris chromosome 5, ddEupLath1.1, whole genome shotgun sequence genome, one interval contains:
- the LOC136230281 gene encoding pentatricopeptide repeat-containing protein At2g20710, mitochondrial-like: MIEKNCYNLSAGDAAIRLDLISKVHGLEKAEKYFISISASLHNYKIYGSLLTCYVHAKQEEKAEALMQKMKDMGFVRDQYAYTEMLHLYSQLGKHEKLEALVKEMEEKGIECNSITYTVRLNACACPDIEGMETLLMKMEADPLMKMDFYAYSVAANGYLKAGLLDKASTMLKKSEQLIQRNSRRYNYEVLLTQYAAVGKKADVYRVWELYKQMERQFNTGYISMISSLLQLDDLGGAEMIWEEWESKKTLFDIRIPNLMIDAYSEKGSLEKAEACVEKIVKREKEPNAKSWDNLAVGYLQGGQMPKAVEMIKKAILMSKPGWIPRIDTLTKCLEYLRSSGDEEAADELLKTMNEQSRFETGTSWVHLAAANLLSGQTTEAVEMVKKAILASTPERQTRFGILATFLKHLKGHGEGAAAEELLEMINQHCYFSRLNYSRLVSCVYDEKLKTEPLYQMEDDQNFG, encoded by the coding sequence ATGATTGAGAAAAACTGTTACAACTTATCGGCCGGAGATGCTGCAATTCGGTTGGATTTGATCTCAAAAGTTCATGGTTTAGAAAAAGCTGAGAAGTATTTCATTAGCATTTCTGCTAGTTTACATAACTACAAGATCTATGGTTCTCTTTTAACTTGCTATGTACATgctaaacaagaggaaaaagcaGAGGCCTTGATGCAAAAAATGAAGGATATGGGTTTTGTCAGAGATCAGTATGCTTACACTGAAATGCTACATCTCTATTCTCAATTGGGTAAACACGAGAAACTCGAGGCACTTGTAAAGGAGATGGAAGAAAAAGGCATCGAATGTAACAGCATCACGTACACGGTTCGGTTGAATGCTTGCGCCTGTCCCGACATTGAGGGTATGGAGACACTTCTGATGAAGATGGAGGCTGATCCCCTTATGAAAATGGACTTTTATGCTTATTCTGTTGCAGCAAATGGTTACTTGAAAGCTGGCCTTCTCGACAAAGCTTCGACGATGTTGAAGAAATCGGAGCAGCTGATTCAGCGCAACTCGAGAAGGTATAATTATGAAGTTCTCTTAACACAATATGCTGCTGTTGGGAAAAAAGCCGATGTCTATCGCGTTTGGGAACTGTATAAGCAGATGGAGAGGCAATTCAACACAGGCTATATAAGCATGATAAGTTCATTACTTCAACTAGATGATCTGGGCGGTGCTGAGATGATATGGGAGGAGTGGGAATCTAAGAAAACTCTTTTCGACATTCGCATACCGAATTTGATGATCGATGCTTATTCCGAAAAGGGTTCTTTGGAAAAAGCTGAGGCATGCGTGGAAAAGATAGTGAAAAGAGAGAAGGAGCCAAATGCTAAATCATGGGATAACTTAGCAGTTGGATATTTACAAGGCGGTCAGATGCCAAAAGCAgtagaaatgataaagaaagCGATTTTAATGAGCAAACCGGGATGGATACCCAGGATTGATACTTTAACAAAATGTCTGGAGTATTTGAGAAGTTCGGGAGACGAGGAAGCAGCCGATGAGCTTTTGAAGACGATGAACGAGCAAAGTCGTTTCGAAACTGGTACCTCATGGGTTCATTTGGCAGCTGCAAATCTTCTGAGTGGTCAGACTACAGAAGCAGTAGAAATGGTGAAAAAAGCGATTTTAGCGAGTACACCAGAAAGGCAAACGAGGTTCGGTATTTTGGCTACATTTCTTAAGCATTTGAAAGGGCATGGGGAAGGAGCAGCAGCAGAAGAGCTTTTGGAGATGATTAACCAGCACTGTTATTTCTCAAGATTAAATTACAGTAGATTGGTTAGTTGCGTATATGATGAGAAACTTAAAACCGAACCACTTTACCAGATGGAGGATGATCAGAATTTCGGTTAA